A single genomic interval of Saccharomyces kudriavzevii IFO 1802 strain IFO1802 genome assembly, chromosome: 3 harbors:
- the SKDI03G0070 gene encoding uncharacterized protein, producing MFVLIDNVLAYLLEQDDQFVTARFAIQGQIVTRRVNKTHTSNIDDVLLLQFISHTQPHIENISPKKILDSMRTAVRQLLDATACVSRECLLIKRNIEIRRARKRLLSDWYRLGADTNHDSVLVVVNSAWRFLVVWRPFINSIQQATQELFRKIAHYLLYGNVDIQRIAALIQIVMGQDYLLFSMDEVTQEIAKIQLYLDKMLPHDPHQWKKPLPFDSANLLLNFRDWTTDNALLEELQLCYSTNIDKHEKLSVALLIITAVRGFIHYKYCLH from the coding sequence ATGTTTGTACTGATAGATAATGTCCTCGCCTACCTTCTTGAACAAGACGACCAATTTGTAACCGCACGCTTCGCTATTCAGGGCCAAATAGTCACGAGAAGAGTAAACAAAACACACACCTCAAACATCGATGATGTACTCCTTCTACAGTTCATAAGTCATACACAGCCTCATATTGAGAATATctctccaaaaaaaattctcgACAGCATGAGAACGGCCGTACGGCAGTTGCTGGACGCAACTGCCTGTGTATCTAGAGAGTGCCTTCtcataaaaagaaatatcgAAATaagaagagcaagaaaacgTCTTCTCAGTGATTGGTATAGACTGGGTGCGGACACAAATCACGATTCCGTTTTGGTAGTTGTCAACTCTGCCTGGAGATTTCTGGTCGTATGGCGACCGTTTATAAACTCCATACAACAGGCAACCCAGGAACTGTTTAGGAAAATCGCCCACTATCTTCTCTATGGCAACGTCGACATACAGAGAATCGCGGCACTAATACAAATCGTAATGGGGCAGGACTATTTACTTTTTAGTATGGATGAAGTCACACAAGAAATCGCCAAAATACAACTGTATTTGGATAAAATGCTACCGCACGACCCCCACCAATGGAAAAAGCCACTGCCCTTTGACTCTGCAAATTTACTACTAAACTTTAGAGACTGGACAACTGATAATGCTCTCCTCGAGGAGTTGCAACTCTGCTATTCCACAAATATTGACAAACACGAAAAACTTTCCGTTGCTCTTTTAATAATTACGGCAGTCAGAGGGTTTATTCACTATAAGTATTGTTTACATTAA
- the HMLALPHA2 gene encoding homeodomain mating type protein alpha2 (similar to Saccharomyces cerevisiae HMLALPHA2 (YCL067C); ancestral locus Anc_1.2): MNKIPIKDLLNPQITDEFKSNILDINKKLFSICCNLPKLPESVTTEEEVELRDILGFLSRANKNRKISDEEKKLLQTTSQLTTTITVLLKEMRSIENDRSNYQLTQKNKSADGLVFNVVTQDMINKSTKPYRGHRFTKENVRILESWFAKNIENPYLDTKGLENLMKNTSLSRIQIKNWVSNRRRKEKTITIAPELADLLSGEPLAKKKE; this comes from the coding sequence ATGAATAAGATACCCATTAAAGACCTTTTAAATCCACAAATAACAGATGAGTTCAAATCGAATATACTGGacataaataaaaagcTCTTTTCTATTTGCTGTAATTTACCTAAGTTACCAGAGAGTGTAacaacagaagaagaagttgaattAAGGGATATATTAGGATTCTTATCTAGGGCCAACAAAAACCGTAAGATTAGTGATGAGGAGAAGAAGTTGTTGCAAACAACATCTCAACTCACTACTACCATTACTGTATTACTCAAAGAAATGCGCAGCATAGAAAACGATAGAAGTAATTATCAACTTACacagaaaaataaatcgGCGGATGGGTTGGTATTTAATGTGGTAACTCAAGATATGATAAACAAAAGTACTAAACCTTACAGAGGACACCGgtttacaaaagaaaatgtccGAATACTAGAAAGTTGGTTTGCAAAGAACATCGAGAACCCATATCTAGATACCAAGGGCCTAGAGAATCTAATGAAGAATACCAGTTTATCTCgcattcaaatcaaaaactggGTTTCGaatagaagaagaaaagaaaaaacaataacaatcGCTCCAGAATTAGCGGACCTCTTGAGCGGTGAGCCTCtggcaaagaagaaagaatga